The following are encoded in a window of bacterium genomic DNA:
- a CDS encoding indolepyruvate oxidoreductase subunit beta translates to MAMTNVLICGVGGQGVLLASEVLSEAALAAGYDVKKSEVHGMSQRGGSVVSDVRFGEEVKSPLICRGEADVLMGFERLEAVRWLDHLKPGQGVAVVNDLEIWPMTVSSGAFEYPADIDERLKRATKRYWLFNATKIAQEVGEPRAANIVLLGALSPALPLDEKHWREAIKGQVKDKYVEVNLRAFAAGRAVCTG, encoded by the coding sequence ATGGCGATGACGAACGTTTTAATCTGCGGCGTGGGGGGCCAGGGGGTGCTCCTGGCGAGCGAGGTTCTCTCCGAGGCCGCGCTCGCGGCCGGTTACGACGTGAAGAAGTCCGAGGTCCACGGCATGAGCCAGCGCGGCGGCTCCGTGGTCTCCGACGTCCGCTTCGGCGAGGAGGTCAAAAGCCCCCTGATCTGCCGCGGCGAGGCCGACGTGCTCATGGGTTTCGAGCGGCTCGAAGCGGTGCGCTGGCTGGACCACCTCAAACCGGGCCAGGGCGTAGCAGTGGTCAACGACCTGGAAATCTGGCCCATGACGGTCAGTTCCGGGGCCTTCGAGTACCCCGCCGACATAGACGAGCGACTCAAGCGGGCCACGAAGAGGTACTGGCTCTTCAACGCGACGAAAATCGCCCAGGAAGTGGGCGAGCCGCGGGCGGCCAACATCGTGCTCCTGGGCGCCCTCTCCCCCGCCCTGCCCCTGGACGAAAAGCACTGGCGGGAGGCGATAAAGGGTCAGGTCAAGGACAAGTACGTCGAGGTGAACCTGCGGGCCTTCGCGGCCGGGAGGGCCGTCTGTACGGGTTGA